The following are encoded together in the Paludisphaera mucosa genome:
- a CDS encoding Ig-like domain repeat protein, which yields MSSNLWSDPGNWTLGAPTMGQDLVFPANAPNKTSIYDSGLGVSNFGAITIEGSGYDIGASFAGSLSLTNGLSATFGSSISNFDIDFDPGDGTVSIGAGGTLELGGEIMGTSGLAVSGGGTIQLGGISANTYAGTTTVATATTLVLDKSSATAVTGSLAIIGGGTVRLAQSDQIADAAMVALGSGATLDLNNFDDAIGVLELTGATVATGIGTLTLGGDVTSNTDIFTSAISGNLDLGGATRAFTVANNAQLDPDLSITANISGTGAGLTKLGADSQLRLSGNNTYDGVTTIAAGLIEIASDNALGASSAGTVVDGGFSLALLGGITTPEPITLTGAGLGGLGAVFNGNGDNTISGAITLGAASTIGSLSGNLTFSGAINDGASSFALTKVQSGTVTLAGANTYDGGTTISGGVIAISNGSALGTGSVLISNGAELDLSNDITLSRNISFSGTGAGGGGALRSVSGNNVYSGTATPLANDSRIQVDAGQLNFSGDLTGGNGIGLGKFGAGVLLIAGSLTSAPIFHAVEGDLRITGSDSSVVTSYGGTISGTGTVGSLDHAGGSSGAVDPGTGGGTTGTFTTSGGYQVGTHGTTHIDIGGTTAGSTYDQIANTTSGSVDITGSTIDVSLVGGFVPAIGDEFIVIDKQNSGAVTGTFLNLAEGDTFRSGVVTYQVSYVGGNGNDVTLEVVGVTYTWTGLGGDGNWSTDANWDTNLAPSGGEDLVFPSGAARRNNNNDLSGKTFRSIEIAGGGYDIAGNAITLTDGLSATFVSDTSEFHPGIALTATETIDVVDGGDLILSGAISGAGFGIVKTGGGTLEYTGFSANTYTGATTVNAGTLILNRASGQNAIAGNLVVGDNVGGGEMVQIGSNNQIADVSDVTVNEGATFDVGTTTETIDSLTLQGASVTIGSGGILIPFSLATTVSTSHAPSTIQGPGTLDLRNNPFFVMIVARDSFNNGTINADAEISATIQNGGIIKSGSGTLALSGPNTYASATSVSGGGIQVKNNSALGTTASGTTVASGASVYFNGSTLSISESFSIAGTGFINSGALTVVSGSTTLAGDVGLSADSQIGATDGSTLTINGVIDEDSSSYGLNVVNGANGRTVLNGSNLFDGDVVASSGFVRGNNDNSFGDPASSSNLIVQSGATLELAGGITIPSTKTLAISGVPVSNSSKIMSVSGDNTIAGDIGITGGNNVAFDVAGGTTLTVSGVISGSRDFDKNNTGTLILTGTNTNTGSVSVGDGTLIVDGSLATSNSVFVDGTLGGSGTLPAVTISNIGRLSPGNSPGLLNTGSLAFQSSGSTYNVELNGTTAGTQYDQTDVTATVILAGATLSVSLGYAPAIGDTYTIINNDGTDAVDGTFNGLAEGSTITVGRQSFAISYVGSDGNDVTLTALLRTDVWTGAHSSSLSDPLNWVGGLAPLAGDRLIFPANASSFTIVNDFAAGTRFDSFVFASGYTVTGNAATLDAGISSTYAAGTVTFGLDVTLTATETLDVAGGGTLDMSGVITVSNFGGGFGVTKIGGGTLKYSGSSANLYNGVTTVTQGTLLLAKSDDVISANGSVYVGDVSGGATLRVMGDNQFWVGSTVTLVFGSTFDVGAYVEHISPLNLEGSTVQIDAGGVLATFNGVNTTVSPDHAMSTIQGLGELQIWNASNNFDIADDPDLAVELRISTAIQGLNPGSGFSKSGSGVLALSGDSTYGGDTTITGGAIQVESGGALGTTDGDTIVYGGASVFFSGPALSTAENFIVAGAGLGNAGALEVLSGSATLTGDVILAGDSQIGAADGATLTINGAIQQAGTRSLTLLQGATSGRTVLGGGNTYTGGTTVASGTLAITNASALGSGTATIGDGSNTSGHLEIDLAGTGIVSNTFVFNAPITTGLQVNSGAVTFNGGTTLGRDLGINVATGASLQFAGPINDGGQARSLTKAGPGTLEFSGVNTYTGTTFVDEGLLLLNCGIACIAGDVTVSGPGAAATVRELRPNQIADGSTVRLANAGATLDLNGFDDTIGSLSLTGSTVTTGVGTLTIASGGGITTLASSQTATIGGHLGFGGANNFFTVAQGTTQSGVDFSVSAVVSGWINIIKDGAGTMALSGANTYSGGTNINLGVLAISADTGAGTGVVNILGTGTLDLSGGITVANTLNVDSSGTAIRNSGGTNTISGALNLGVDATIDTAASSVLAISSTVDDSGNIWSLTKTGAGTLGLDGANTYLGGTTVAAGILAISNSGSLGTGNVVNNAEIEIVNNLLLNNNFTINSAGTAFLIDGLTTIQGTITLLSNLVIDTPGFANLYLNGVIGGGFGVAKNGSGTLGLGQANTYSGGTSINGGYLQVFDGQATGATGTLAIDTGAVFVLSTATYTLPSGGLRLADSTTFLVPLSNVHTLNGEVALAGDTTFSIAAGGVLTVDGPIGGAFGLTKTNGGALILGAASTYTGPTTIAAGELIVNGDLTSSPTIEVQSGAVLSGSGRLAQVQVDPAGVFSPGNSPDTITIDSLALSPGASFVEELFGNSPGDGATGYDQTIVTAGPVDLDDATLTLSLGGDYAPAAGDVLTIIDNRSNAPINGVFNGLAEGSLVNVGGTSFRLTYFGGDGNDVVLAAVVSTATALSISPIPSVFGQWVTLRATVTAGAANGVLPTGSVTFLDGSTVLGTSAVDPSGVAVLATTGLSAGYHGITAGYNPTGNFLSSASTAALLGVNQATTSLSFSDVPSSTVFGQSVTLTAIVGVNSPGTGTPTGSVWFLEGQTVLGVAALTSVSGQPTAVFTTSALSVGTHAITAQYAGNQSFAASSTGSVSRLVVKAGDSTTLTGGGTTGFGQPATFIAVVSATAPGAGTPTGWVTFLDGSTPIGTAGLNGGTATFTTSSLASGSHAITATYTSGDANFNAGTPSSSVTQVVDPAASAVVLTSSAPTSTYGQPVTLSAFVAAAYPNAGPATGLVTFRADGVLLGSAAVEGGSATLTLNNLDPGVRQITAAYSGDGSLEASQAAITQRVSPAPTTAAVSVQTVGNWWHRSSRIVVKVDARPPGAIPPSGTAQIFVNGRLYRSVRIVNGSSTTSIPNSYRFKAFGVVFQSNPHFAASWTRGVGPIARPWLA from the coding sequence GCGATCATCGGCGGGGGCACGGTCCGGCTCGCCCAGTCTGATCAGATCGCGGACGCCGCCATGGTGGCCCTCGGCTCCGGCGCGACGCTCGACCTGAACAACTTCGACGACGCCATCGGCGTCCTGGAACTCACCGGGGCGACCGTCGCGACGGGCATCGGCACGCTCACCCTCGGCGGCGACGTCACGTCCAACACGGATATCTTCACCTCCGCGATCTCGGGCAATCTGGACCTCGGCGGGGCGACCCGCGCCTTCACGGTCGCCAACAACGCCCAGCTCGACCCCGACCTCTCGATCACGGCGAACATCAGCGGGACCGGCGCGGGTCTCACCAAGTTGGGGGCGGACAGCCAGCTCAGGCTCTCGGGGAACAACACCTACGACGGCGTGACCACCATCGCCGCGGGCCTCATCGAGATCGCCAGCGACAACGCCCTGGGCGCGTCGTCGGCCGGCACGGTCGTCGACGGCGGGTTCTCGCTCGCCTTGCTGGGCGGGATCACGACGCCCGAGCCGATCACGCTCACCGGGGCGGGCCTCGGCGGCCTGGGGGCGGTCTTCAACGGGAACGGCGACAACACGATCTCCGGCGCGATCACGCTGGGGGCGGCCAGCACCATCGGCTCGCTGAGCGGCAACCTCACGTTCAGCGGCGCGATCAACGACGGAGCGAGCAGCTTCGCCCTCACCAAGGTCCAGTCGGGCACGGTGACCCTGGCCGGCGCGAACACCTACGACGGCGGCACGACGATCAGCGGCGGGGTCATCGCGATCAGCAACGGCTCGGCACTCGGCACCGGCTCGGTACTCATCTCTAACGGGGCCGAACTCGACCTCTCGAACGACATCACCCTGAGCCGGAACATCTCGTTCTCGGGGACGGGCGCGGGGGGCGGCGGCGCGCTGCGGAGCGTCTCGGGGAACAACGTCTACTCCGGCACCGCGACCCCCTTGGCCAATGACTCCCGGATCCAGGTGGACGCCGGCCAGCTCAATTTCAGTGGTGACCTGACCGGGGGGAACGGTATTGGTCTCGGCAAGTTCGGCGCGGGCGTTCTGCTCATCGCCGGCAGCCTCACCTCGGCCCCCATCTTCCACGCCGTCGAGGGCGATCTCCGGATCACCGGCTCGGACTCCAGCGTCGTCACGTCGTATGGCGGCACCATCAGCGGCACGGGCACGGTCGGCAGCCTGGACCACGCCGGTGGTTCGTCCGGCGCGGTCGATCCGGGCACGGGCGGCGGCACCACCGGCACGTTCACCACGTCCGGCGGATACCAGGTCGGCACCCACGGCACCACCCACATCGACATCGGCGGGACGACCGCGGGCTCGACCTACGACCAGATCGCCAATACCACCTCCGGCAGCGTCGACATCACCGGTTCGACCATCGACGTCTCGCTCGTCGGCGGCTTCGTCCCGGCGATCGGCGACGAATTCATCGTCATCGACAAGCAGAACAGCGGCGCCGTCACCGGCACGTTCCTCAACCTGGCGGAGGGCGATACGTTCCGGTCGGGCGTCGTGACCTACCAGGTCAGCTACGTCGGCGGGAACGGGAACGATGTGACCCTGGAAGTCGTCGGCGTCACCTACACCTGGACCGGCCTGGGCGGGGACGGCAACTGGAGCACCGACGCCAACTGGGACACGAACCTGGCGCCGAGCGGCGGCGAGGATCTCGTCTTCCCCTCCGGCGCGGCGCGGCGGAACAACAACAACGACCTCTCGGGCAAGACCTTCCGCTCGATCGAGATCGCCGGCGGCGGCTACGACATCGCCGGCAACGCGATCACGCTGACGGACGGCCTGTCGGCGACGTTCGTTTCGGACACCTCCGAGTTCCACCCCGGCATCGCCCTCACCGCGACCGAGACGATCGACGTCGTCGACGGCGGCGACCTCATCCTCTCCGGGGCGATCTCCGGCGCCGGTTTCGGCATCGTCAAGACCGGTGGGGGCACGCTCGAATACACGGGCTTCAGCGCGAACACCTACACCGGCGCGACCACCGTCAACGCCGGCACGCTGATCCTCAACCGGGCCAGCGGCCAAAACGCCATCGCCGGTAACCTGGTCGTCGGCGACAACGTCGGCGGCGGCGAGATGGTGCAGATCGGGAGCAACAACCAGATCGCGGACGTATCGGACGTCACTGTCAACGAAGGGGCGACGTTCGATGTCGGCACAACCACCGAGACCATCGACTCGCTGACACTGCAGGGGGCCTCGGTCACAATCGGCTCCGGGGGCATTCTGATCCCCTTCAGCCTCGCTACGACCGTCTCCACCAGCCATGCCCCTTCGACGATCCAGGGTCCGGGCACGCTCGACCTGAGAAATAACCCGTTCTTCGTGATGATCGTCGCTCGCGATTCCTTCAACAACGGCACCATCAACGCCGATGCCGAGATCAGCGCCACGATCCAGAACGGCGGCATCATCAAGAGCGGTTCGGGCACCCTGGCTCTCTCGGGCCCGAACACCTATGCCTCAGCCACCTCGGTGTCCGGGGGGGGCATCCAGGTCAAGAACAACTCCGCCCTCGGGACCACCGCAAGCGGAACGACCGTCGCCAGCGGTGCGTCGGTCTACTTCAACGGTTCGACCTTGAGCATCAGCGAGAGCTTCTCCATCGCCGGCACGGGGTTTATCAACTCAGGAGCCCTGACGGTGGTGTCGGGCTCGACCACCCTGGCGGGCGACGTGGGCCTGTCGGCTGACAGCCAGATTGGAGCCACCGACGGCTCGACCCTGACGATCAACGGCGTGATCGACGAAGACAGCTCGAGCTACGGCCTCAACGTCGTCAACGGCGCGAACGGCCGGACGGTCCTCAACGGCAGCAACCTGTTCGACGGCGACGTGGTCGCCAGCTCGGGCTTCGTGCGGGGGAACAACGACAACTCGTTCGGTGATCCGGCCTCGTCCTCGAACCTCATCGTCCAGTCCGGGGCGACGCTGGAGCTGGCCGGCGGGATCACGATCCCCTCGACCAAGACGCTCGCCATCTCCGGCGTGCCGGTCAGCAACTCCAGCAAGATCATGAGCGTCTCGGGCGACAACACCATCGCCGGGGACATCGGCATCACCGGCGGCAACAACGTGGCCTTCGACGTCGCCGGGGGCACGACGCTGACGGTCTCGGGCGTGATCAGCGGGTCGCGGGACTTCGACAAGAACAACACCGGCACCCTGATCCTCACGGGCACGAACACGAACACGGGGAGCGTGAGCGTCGGCGACGGCACGCTGATCGTCGACGGCTCGCTCGCCACCAGCAACTCGGTCTTCGTCGACGGCACGCTCGGCGGCTCGGGCACGCTACCCGCCGTGACGATCTCGAACATCGGCAGGCTTTCCCCCGGCAATTCGCCGGGCCTGCTGAACACCGGCAGCCTCGCCTTCCAGAGCAGCGGATCGACCTACAACGTCGAGCTCAACGGCACGACGGCCGGCACCCAGTACGACCAGACCGACGTGACCGCCACGGTGATCCTGGCCGGGGCGACGCTCTCTGTCTCTCTGGGCTACGCCCCAGCGATCGGCGACACGTACACGATCATCAACAACGACGGCACCGACGCGGTCGACGGCACCTTCAACGGCCTCGCGGAAGGGTCCACGATCACGGTCGGCCGCCAGTCGTTCGCCATCAGCTACGTCGGCTCGGACGGCAACGACGTGACGCTCACGGCCCTCCTGCGGACCGACGTCTGGACCGGGGCCCACTCCAGCAGCCTGAGCGACCCTTTGAACTGGGTGGGCGGCCTCGCCCCGCTGGCCGGCGACCGGCTCATCTTCCCCGCGAACGCGTCCTCCTTCACCATCGTCAACGACTTTGCGGCCGGCACGCGGTTCGACTCCTTCGTCTTCGCGTCTGGGTACACGGTCACCGGCAACGCGGCCACACTCGACGCCGGGATCTCGTCCACCTACGCGGCCGGCACCGTCACGTTCGGCCTCGACGTCACGCTGACGGCCACCGAGACGCTCGACGTCGCGGGCGGCGGCACGCTGGACATGTCGGGCGTGATCACCGTCAGCAACTTCGGCGGCGGCTTCGGCGTGACGAAGATCGGCGGCGGCACTCTGAAGTATTCGGGCTCGTCCGCCAACCTGTACAACGGCGTCACCACGGTGACCCAGGGCACGCTCTTGCTGGCGAAGTCGGACGACGTCATCTCCGCCAACGGCTCGGTGTACGTCGGCGACGTGTCGGGCGGCGCCACCCTGCGGGTGATGGGGGACAATCAGTTCTGGGTCGGGTCGACCGTGACCCTCGTCTTCGGATCGACTTTCGACGTCGGCGCCTATGTCGAGCACATCAGCCCCCTGAATCTCGAGGGGTCCACCGTCCAGATCGACGCCGGGGGCGTCCTGGCCACCTTCAACGGCGTCAACACCACGGTTTCGCCGGACCACGCGATGTCGACCATCCAGGGGCTCGGCGAGCTGCAGATCTGGAACGCGTCGAACAACTTCGATATCGCCGATGATCCCGACCTCGCCGTCGAGCTGCGCATCAGCACGGCCATCCAGGGTCTGAACCCGGGCAGTGGCTTCTCCAAGAGCGGCTCGGGCGTCCTGGCCCTGTCGGGTGACAGCACCTATGGGGGCGACACGACCATCACCGGCGGGGCGATCCAGGTCGAGAGCGGCGGCGCGCTGGGGACGACGGACGGCGACACGATCGTTTACGGCGGCGCGTCGGTGTTCTTCAGCGGACCGGCCCTGAGCACCGCCGAGAACTTCATCGTCGCCGGCGCCGGCCTCGGCAACGCGGGGGCCCTGGAGGTGCTGTCGGGCTCGGCGACGCTGACAGGCGACGTAATTCTGGCCGGCGACAGCCAGATCGGCGCTGCGGACGGCGCCACCCTGACGATCAACGGCGCCATCCAGCAGGCCGGCACGCGCAGCCTCACGCTGCTCCAGGGCGCCACCTCGGGCCGCACCGTGCTCGGCGGCGGCAACACCTACACCGGCGGCACGACGGTCGCCTCGGGCACGCTCGCCATCACCAACGCCTCGGCCCTCGGCTCAGGGACGGCGACCATCGGCGACGGCTCGAACACTTCCGGCCACCTGGAGATCGACCTCGCCGGCACGGGGATCGTCTCCAACACGTTCGTGTTCAACGCGCCCATCACCACCGGCCTTCAGGTCAACAGCGGGGCCGTCACGTTCAACGGCGGCACGACGCTGGGCAGGGACTTGGGCATCAACGTGGCCACGGGCGCCTCGCTCCAGTTCGCCGGCCCGATCAACGACGGCGGCCAGGCCAGGTCTCTGACCAAGGCCGGCCCGGGCACCCTGGAATTCTCCGGGGTCAACACCTACACCGGCACGACCTTCGTCGACGAGGGGTTGCTGCTACTCAATTGCGGGATCGCCTGCATCGCGGGCGACGTCACCGTCAGCGGGCCGGGCGCCGCCGCCACGGTCCGAGAACTCCGGCCGAACCAGATCGCCGACGGCTCCACGGTCAGGCTGGCCAACGCCGGCGCCACGCTCGACCTCAACGGCTTCGACGACACGATCGGCTCGCTGTCGCTCACCGGCAGCACCGTGACGACGGGCGTAGGCACGCTGACCATCGCCTCGGGCGGCGGCATCACCACCCTCGCGTCCTCCCAGACGGCGACCATCGGCGGCCACCTCGGCTTCGGCGGCGCGAACAACTTCTTCACCGTGGCACAGGGGACGACCCAGAGCGGGGTCGACTTCTCGGTCTCGGCGGTCGTCTCCGGCTGGATCAACATCATCAAGGACGGCGCGGGGACGATGGCCCTTTCGGGGGCCAACACCTACAGCGGCGGGACCAACATCAACCTGGGCGTCCTGGCCATCAGCGCCGACACCGGGGCCGGCACAGGCGTCGTGAACATCCTGGGGACGGGCACCCTCGACCTCTCCGGCGGGATCACCGTCGCCAACACCCTCAACGTCGATTCGAGCGGCACCGCGATCCGCAACTCGGGCGGGACCAACACCATCAGCGGGGCCCTCAACCTGGGGGTCGACGCGACGATCGACACGGCCGCGTCGAGCGTCCTGGCGATCTCCTCGACGGTGGACGATTCCGGCAACATCTGGAGCCTGACCAAGACGGGTGCGGGGACCCTCGGCCTCGACGGGGCGAACACCTACCTGGGCGGCACGACGGTCGCCGCCGGCATCCTCGCCATCAGCAACAGCGGATCCCTCGGCACCGGGAACGTGGTCAATAACGCCGAGATTGAGATCGTCAACAACCTCCTCCTCAACAACAACTTCACGATCAACTCCGCCGGGACCGCGTTCCTGATCGATGGCTTGACCACGATCCAGGGGACGATCACGCTGCTGAGCAACCTGGTGATCGACACGCCCGGCTTCGCCAACCTCTATCTGAACGGAGTCATCGGCGGCGGCTTCGGCGTCGCGAAGAACGGGAGCGGGACGCTCGGGCTTGGCCAGGCCAACACGTACAGCGGCGGGACGTCCATCAACGGCGGATACCTCCAGGTCTTCGACGGCCAGGCGACCGGGGCGACGGGCACGCTCGCGATCGACACCGGGGCCGTCTTCGTCCTCTCGACGGCGACGTACACGCTCCCGTCGGGCGGCCTCAGGCTGGCCGATTCGACGACGTTCCTCGTGCCCCTCTCGAACGTCCACACGCTCAATGGCGAGGTCGCTCTGGCCGGGGACACGACGTTCAGCATCGCCGCCGGCGGGGTGCTGACGGTCGACGGCCCCATCGGCGGCGCGTTCGGGCTGACGAAGACGAACGGAGGCGCCCTGATCCTCGGGGCCGCCAGCACCTACACCGGCCCGACGACGATCGCGGCCGGCGAGCTCATCGTGAACGGAGACCTGACTTCAAGCCCGACCATCGAGGTCCAGTCGGGGGCGGTCCTGAGCGGCAGCGGCCGTCTCGCCCAGGTTCAGGTCGACCCGGCGGGCGTATTCTCGCCCGGTAACAGTCCAGACACGATCACGATCGATTCCCTCGCCCTGTCGCCCGGGGCTAGCTTCGTCGAGGAGCTCTTCGGGAACTCCCCGGGCGACGGAGCGACCGGCTACGATCAGACCATCGTGACGGCCGGCCCCGTGGACCTCGACGACGCCACGCTGACCCTGAGCCTCGGCGGCGACTACGCTCCGGCGGCCGGCGACGTGTTGACGATCATCGACAATCGATCGAACGCTCCCATCAACGGCGTCTTCAACGGCCTCGCCGAGGGGAGCCTCGTCAACGTCGGCGGAACGAGTTTCCGGCTGACCTATTTCGGCGGCGATGGAAACGACGTCGTACTCGCCGCCGTCGTATCGACCGCCACGGCCCTCTCGATCAGCCCGATCCCCAGCGTTTTCGGCCAATGGGTGACCTTGAGGGCGACCGTGACAGCCGGAGCCGCCAACGGTGTGCTCCCGACGGGCTCGGTCACCTTCCTGGACGGATCCACGGTCCTGGGGACGAGCGCGGTCGATCCCTCGGGAGTAGCCGTTCTGGCCACGACGGGGCTCTCCGCGGGATACCACGGGATCACCGCCGGGTATAACCCCACGGGGAACTTCCTAAGCAGTGCCTCGACGGCGGCCTTGCTGGGGGTCAACCAGGCCACGACGAGCCTGTCATTCTCCGACGTCCCGTCCTCGACGGTCTTCGGCCAGTCGGTCACTCTCACGGCCATCGTCGGCGTGAACTCCCCGGGCACCGGAACTCCCACGGGATCCGTCTGGTTCCTGGAGGGGCAGACCGTTCTGGGGGTGGCGGCCCTGACCTCGGTCTCGGGTCAGCCGACGGCCGTCTTCACGACCTCCGCCCTCTCGGTCGGCACGCACGCCATCACGGCCCAGTACGCCGGCAACCAGTCGTTCGCCGCCTCCTCGACCGGGTCGGTCAGCCGACTGGTCGTGAAGGCGGGCGACTCGACGACCCTGACCGGCGGCGGGACCACGGGATTCGGCCAGCCGGCGACGTTCATCGCCGTCGTCTCCGCCACCGCTCCCGGAGCCGGTACGCCGACCGGATGGGTGACGTTCCTCGACGGCTCGACGCCGATCGGGACCGCGGGATTGAACGGCGGGACGGCGACCTTCACGACGTCGAGCCTGGCCTCCGGCAGCCACGCGATCACGGCGACCTACACCTCCGGCGACGCGAACTTCAACGCCGGGACGCCTTCCTCCTCGGTCACTCAGGTGGTCGATCCCGCGGCTTCCGCCGTGGTGCTCACCTCGTCGGCCCCGACTTCCACTTACGGGCAGCCCGTGACCCTCTCGGCGTTCGTCGCCGCGGCCTATCCGAACGCCGGCCCCGCGACCGGTCTCGTGACCTTCCGTGCCGACGGCGTCCTGCTCGGATCCGCGGCGGTCGAGGGTGGATCGGCTACGCTCACCCTCAACAATCTCGATCCGGGGGTTCGCCAGATCACGGCCGCGTACTCCGGCGACGGATCTCTCGAGGCGAGCCAGGCCGCGATCACGCAGCGAGTCTCGCCGGCCCCGACGACCGCCGCCGTCTCGGTCCAGACGGTCGGGAACTGGTGGCATCGGTCATCGAGGATCGTCGTCAAGGTCGACGCTCGACCACCGGGAGCCATTCCTCCCTCCGGCACGGCCCAGATCTTCGTGAACGGGCGTCTCTACCGAAGCGTCAGGATCGTGAACGGATCATCCACGACGTCCATCCCCAACTCGTACCGATTCAAGGCGTTCGGCGTCGTATTCCAGTCCAATCCTCACTTCGCCGCCAGTTGGACGCGCGGGGTCGGGCCCATCGCTCGCCCTTGGCTCGCCTGA